The Cytobacillus sp. NJ13 sequence AGAAATCAATGTAGAACTGGCTGGAAATTGGATTGAAAAACGCAATGAAAAAAATAAGGAGTATCCAACAGGGGTCGACCTGGTATTCGTGGACCGGAATCATCAGCTTTTATCCCTGCCAAGAACGACTCAAATAACAAAAAGCAGGGAGGTGGAAAAAGAATGGGTTATGTAGCAGTGAAAGGCGGAACACTCGCCATTGAAGAGTCGATTAAACGCTTGAAATATGAAAGACTTCACAAGGAACAAGTGCTTGAAACACGGCAAATTGAAGGCGGGATGAGAGGCTTAATCGATCAGGTGATGTCAGAGAGCAGTCTTTATGATGAAAAGCTTGCCGCATTAGCGATTAAGCAGGCTGAAGGAAATCCGGAAGAAGCGGTATTCCTGCTTCGTGCATACCGCTCAACACTCCCGAGAAAGCACTCTTCTCAAATCATTGAAACCGGGCAGATGAAGGTGGAACGCCGGATTTCAGCCAGCTTCAAGGATATTCCCGGCGGGCAAATCCTTGGTGCAACAACTGATTATACCCACCGCCTCCTGGATTTCAATCTTATGAAGGAAACGGAAGAGTCAGTTAGCGAATGGCTGTCAAATTATGCTTTGGAACATAGAGCAAATGAAATGCTGCAGGATGCACCTGAACTTGCACTGCCAAAAGTGCTGGATTATTTGAGAAAAGAAGGACTCATTCCTCCTCTTGAAAACAATGATGCTGAGCCTGATGATGTGACAAGGGAAAGCCTTGAGTTCCCATCAAGCCGAAGTCAGCGCCTGCAAATTCTGACAAGAGGAGAGACAGGAGCGGTTACTTCACTCGCCTATGCGGTCATCCGGGGATATGGTGCTCTCCATCCAACTGTCGGGGAGCTGAGAGTTGGAAGCCTTCCAATAAATGTTGAGCATCCGAATGAAGCTGGCAGTGATGAAGATGAATATTACATTGGTGAGATTAAAACAACAGAAGCGGAAATGCTGATGCCATTCATGATAGAAAAGGCAAAAGGAAAAAAGGAATTGGAGTTTGAAATCGGATACGGATTGTGTTTCGGCCAGAACGAGACAAAAGCCATTGCCATGGGCATTCTCGATAATTGCCTGGAGCATCCTGATAATAGCTTCCCCAGTCATAATGAAGAATTTGTCCTCCTTCATATAGATTCGGTGGAGTCAACTGGCTTTATATCACACTTGAAGATGCCGCATTATGTAACGTTCCAGTCGAAGCTTGACAGTGTGAGAAAGACAAAAGCGAAAGCAGAAGAACGGGAAGAGGTGCAAGCATATGAATAACGCCTATAACTTTGCATTCTTTGACGAAGGTTCGAAGCGGGAGATTAGAAGAGCCACATTAAAAGCGATTGCGATCCCGGGTTATCAGGTTCCGTTTGCTTCGAGGGAAATGCCGATCGGAAGAGGCTGGGGGACAGGCGGCCTGCAGCTGACACTTTCGCTCATTGGGAAAGAAGATGTATTGAAGGTAATCGATCAGGGATCAGATGAATCTGTCAATGCAGTCAGCATCAAAAAGCTTGTAAAGGATACAACTGATGTCCAAATAACGGACTATACCTCTCAGGCAACCATCATCCAATCCCGTCACAGAATTCCTGAGGTGCCGCTGAGAACAGACCAAATCCTTGTTTTGCAGGTGCCGCTTCCTGAACCGCTCCGTTATTTTGAACCAAGCGAGCATGAAACGAAAAAGCTTCATGCGGAAAAAGAATACAGCGGTGCCTGGCTCATGCTCTTTGAACAGATCATGAAATACGGAAGCATGACAACAGGGGCAGATCATCCGGTCATGGTTCACGGACGCTATGTAATGGCACCAAGCCCAATCCCGCGCTTTGATAATCCGAAAATGGATGAAAACGAAGCACTCATATTATTGGGAGCAGGGCGCGAAAAGAAGATATATGCAGTTCCGCCATTTACGAGAATCGTTTCACTTGATTTTGAAGATTATCCGTTTGAAGGGGAAAGTTTTGATGGAAAATGCTGCAGATTGTGCGGCTCTGAGGGAGTGTTCCTTGACGAACTGATCGATGAGGCAACGGGAGAGACGTTTTATCAATGCAATGATACAAGCTATTGCTGTGAAATATTAAACGAAGCTGAAAAGGCAGGAGTGAATTAAATGACTGAATTTGAGGTTCCGGTCTTATCTATTAAAAACTTAAACAAGCAATTCGGTCCTGGCTGCGATCATTGCAGGAATCCTGAACCGGTGACCCTGATCAAAAATTATTGCAGTGTGTGCGGAACGGTGTATGCGTGCAGGGATGTGTCCTTCGATGTCTACCCGGGAGAGGTGCTCGGGATTGTAGGGGAAAGCGGAAGTGGCAAGTCCACTTTAATGCAATGCCTGTACTTTGACCAGGAAACGACCTCAGGGGAAGCCTATATTTCTTCCTATCAG is a genomic window containing:
- a CDS encoding carbon-phosphorus lyase complex subunit PhnI, encoding MGYVAVKGGTLAIEESIKRLKYERLHKEQVLETRQIEGGMRGLIDQVMSESSLYDEKLAALAIKQAEGNPEEAVFLLRAYRSTLPRKHSSQIIETGQMKVERRISASFKDIPGGQILGATTDYTHRLLDFNLMKETEESVSEWLSNYALEHRANEMLQDAPELALPKVLDYLRKEGLIPPLENNDAEPDDVTRESLEFPSSRSQRLQILTRGETGAVTSLAYAVIRGYGALHPTVGELRVGSLPINVEHPNEAGSDEDEYYIGEIKTTEAEMLMPFMIEKAKGKKELEFEIGYGLCFGQNETKAIAMGILDNCLEHPDNSFPSHNEEFVLLHIDSVESTGFISHLKMPHYVTFQSKLDSVRKTKAKAEEREEVQAYE
- a CDS encoding alpha-D-ribose 1-methylphosphonate 5-phosphate C-P-lyase PhnJ, translated to MNNAYNFAFFDEGSKREIRRATLKAIAIPGYQVPFASREMPIGRGWGTGGLQLTLSLIGKEDVLKVIDQGSDESVNAVSIKKLVKDTTDVQITDYTSQATIIQSRHRIPEVPLRTDQILVLQVPLPEPLRYFEPSEHETKKLHAEKEYSGAWLMLFEQIMKYGSMTTGADHPVMVHGRYVMAPSPIPRFDNPKMDENEALILLGAGREKKIYAVPPFTRIVSLDFEDYPFEGESFDGKCCRLCGSEGVFLDELIDEATGETFYQCNDTSYCCEILNEAEKAGVN